A genomic window from Sorex araneus isolate mSorAra2 chromosome 2, mSorAra2.pri, whole genome shotgun sequence includes:
- the LOC101544294 gene encoding lymphocyte antigen 6H-like, whose protein sequence is MRGAQLVLLVTLLCPCALSLRCHTCLEIQRVGRDCQLTTCVGLRGGDGGVCYTSNLTITTASGRQAVSYFKGCAASCEVAQKAIHQLARAETLHASGVAVQLQLESTKCCEQDLCNAGPQGLASALLLLGLGPLLLALL, encoded by the exons ATGAGAGGTGCCCAGCTGGTCCTGCTCGTCACCCTCCTGTGCCCTTGTG ccctgagcctgcgCTGCCACACGTGCCTGGAGATCCAGAGAGTCGGCAGAGATTGTCAACTGACCACATGTGTGGGCCTCAGAGGGGGCGATGGGGGCGTCTGCTACACCAGCAATCTGACCATCACCACGGCCTCGG GGAGGCAGGCCGTGTCGTACTTCAAGGGCTGTGCGGCCTCCTGTGAGGTAGCCCAGAAAGCCATCCACCAGCTGGCCAGGGCTGAGACACTGCATGCCTCCGGAGTGGCCGTCCAGTTGCAGCTGGAGAGCACGAAGTGCTGTGAGCAAGACTTGTGCAATGCGGGGCCGCAGGGCCTGGCCAGCGCACTGCTGCTGCTAGGCCTGGggcccctcctcctggccctgctctga
- the LY6E gene encoding lymphocyte antigen 6E, with translation MKASLAVPLALLLAMLLAVDPARALVCFSCTNQQSNFYCLKPTVCSSSDSYCVTVSTSAGIGNLVDFGYTLNKGCAPICPGPSVDVGVVTVSTHCCQSFLCNFSAADGGLRVNTMVLGLGILLSLLLALPQLHP, from the exons ATGAAGGCCTCGCTGGCCGTGCCGCTGGCCCTGCTGCTGGCCATGCTGCTCGCCGTGGACCCAG CCCGAGCCCTGGTGTGCTTCTCCTGCACCAACCAGCAGAGCAACTTTTACTGCCTGAAGCCCACCGTCTGCTCCAGCTCAGACAGTTACTGCGTGACCGTATCAACGTCAGCTGGCATTG GCAACTTGGTGGACTTCGGCTACACCCTGAACAAGGGCTGTGCCCCCATCTGCCCCGGCCCCAGCGTGGACGTGGGCGTGGTGACCGTGTCCACCCACTGCTGCCAGAGCTTCCTGTGCAACTTCAGTGCTGCGGATGGCGGGCTGCGGGTCAACACCATGGTGCTAGGCCTGGGGATTCTGCTCAGCCTCCTGCTGGCGCTGCCACAGCTACACCCCTGA